A genomic window from Lotus japonicus ecotype B-129 chromosome 1, LjGifu_v1.2 includes:
- the LOC130743566 gene encoding TMV resistance protein N-like has translation MQSLRGVNILDYKKKFDQRVLPIFYRVNPTDVKYQKNNCAFAMERLESRYGKNSPEVKKWRSALHQISELKNGKCYTADRNQREFIQEIVEIAHEHIGFLSTTRSAKSSCQLSTTSYGITSLRSFPTGTGNEYYYYFDSIKEASRKLLDALQDDTCYTIGVCGRRGSGKTSLVKAEISSYGKIFDRVIFPNVSKNQDIRSIQDAIANSLNVYFEKNDRDAVRIMKMFSKIERMDGTTLVILDDFPREYTPQELGIPYNNKHCKVILTTRDELDCPAMGCNHSILLKPLSNDEAWTLLQHLSGVNSQLDLLDVARNVAFKCNGLPGLIKDVSSSLKKKLNIDQWNESLISLSHSTARYQIFISFRGETRHVFTKHLYDALCQEGFKTFMDDKSLEGGVPIEKLLDDIEESRFSIVILSPNFADSEWCLRELVQILDCKDKEEKKQLVLPIFYDVEPGHVKYLQNSYGEAMEKHEKKFEQHPEILQKWKNALRDICKLTGFKKPDDWARDEFIKRILRFSCENRHRLHIQSMYMN, from the exons ATGCAGAGTCTCCGTGGTGTCAATATTCTTGACTATAAGAAGAAATTTGATCAGCGGGTTTTGCCAATATTTTATAGAGTAAACCCCACAGATGTAAAGTATCAGAAAAATAATTGTGCTTTTGCCATGGAACGACTGGAATCAAGATATGGAAAAAACTCTCCGGAGGTAAAGAAATGGAGATCTGCTTTGCATCAAATTTCTGAATTAAAAAATGGGAAGTGTTACACGGCAGACAG GAATCAACGTGAATTCATTCAAGAGATTGTAGAAATAGCCCATGAGCACATAGGTTTCTTGTCCACCACAAGATCTGCAAAGTCTTCATGCCAACTCTCCACTACCAGCTATGGAATTACAAGTTTACGGTCCTTCCCTACTGGAACTGGAAACGAGTATTATTACTATTTCGACTCTATAAAAGAGGCTTCAAGAAAACTTCTGGATGCATTGCAAGATGATACTTGCTATACTATCGGAGTATGTGGAAGGAGGGGCTCTGGTAAAACATCATTAGTGAAAGCTGAAATAAGCAGCTACGGAAAGATTTTTGATAGAGTTATATTTCCCAATGTCTCTAAAAATCAAGATATCAGGAGCATTCAAGATGCAATTGCTAATTCATTGAATGtgtattttgaaaaaaatgacaGAGATGCTGTAAGAATAATGAAAATGTTTTCGAAAATAGAAAGGATGGATGGAACAACTCTTGTCATCTTGGATGATTTTCCAAGGGAGTATACACCTCAGGAGCTAGGTATTCCTTATAATAACAAGCACTGTAAGGTCATTTTGACCACACGTGATGAATTAGACTGCCCCGCTATGGGGTGCAACCACTCAATTCTTCTGAAACCCTTGTCTAATGATGAAGCTTGGACGTTGCTACAACATCTTTCAGGTGTTAACTCGCAACTTGATCTGCTTGATGTGGCGCGAAATGTTGCTTTCAAATGTAATGGTTTGCCTGGTTTGATTAAAGATGTGTCGTCTTCCTTAAAAAAGAAGCTCAATATTGACCAGTGGAATGAATCATTAATCAGTTTAAGCCACTCAACCGCTCGTTATCAGATTTTTATCAGTTTTAGAGGGGAGACTCGTCATGTTTTTACAAAGCATCTCTATGATGCTTTGTGCCAGGAGGGATTCAAGACATTCATGGATGACAAATCACTCGAGGGTGGTGTTCCAATTGAGAAACTTCTTGATGACATTGAAGAATCAAGGTTTTCAATCGTTATTTTATCTCCAAACTTTGCAGACTCTGAATGGTGTCTTAGAGAACTTGTTCAAATTCTTGACTGTAAAGATAAGGAGGAGAAGAAGCAATTAGTTTTGCCAATATTTTATGATGTGGAACCTGGACATGTAAAGTATTTGCAAAATAGTTATGGAGAAGCCATGGAAAAACATGAAAAGAAGTTTGAACAACATCCTGAGATATTACAGAAGTGGAAGAATGCTTTGCGTGATATCTGTAAGCTGACCGGATTCAAAAAACCTGACGACTG GGCCAGAGATGAATTTATAAAAAGGATATTAAGATTTTCTTGTGAAAATAGACATCGCCTGCATATACAATCTATGTATATGAACTAG
- the LOC130737494 gene encoding uncharacterized protein LOC130737494, with protein sequence MVAGRNDEAIAEALAMLAGAIGQGQQANLGNHNQDEFRALGKFQRNNPPTFEGAYDPDKAQAWLKAIEKIFRVMNCTDAQKVQFGTHMLEKEAEDWWDNTVQRFEGDGMEITWDLFKGAFLEKYYPEDVRGKKEIEFPELKKGNGTVAEYATKFEELIKFCPHYNTAEAERSKCNKFVNGLRPEIKKAVGYQQIIRFSDLVNRSRIYDEDSRESAAHYKSLKEKKEKGQFRGKPYGNPADKGKQEAGHDKKLVYATSYRYRC encoded by the coding sequence ATGGTTGCCGGAAGGAATGATGAAGCTATCGCTGAGGCATTGGCAATGTTGGCTGGCGCCATTGGGCAAGGTCAGCAAGCGAACCTTGGGAACCATAATCAGGATGAATTCCGTGCTTTGGGAAAGTTTCAGAGGAACAATCCGCCAACCTTTGAAGGAGCATACGACCCTGACAAAGCACAGGCATGGCTGAAAgcaattgagaagatctttcgaGTCATGAATTGTACTGATGCGCAGAAGGTGCAGTTTGGCACCCATATGCTTgagaaagaagctgaagattggtGGGACAACACTGTTCAGAGGTTTGAAGGTGATGGGATGGAGATTACTTGGGATCTTTTCAAGGGTGcatttctggagaagtactATCCAGAAGATGTGCGtggaaagaaggaaattgagTTTCCTGAACTGAAGAAGGGTAATGGAACTGTGGCGGagtatgctacaaagtttgaGGAATTGATTAAGTTTTGTCCCCACTACAATACTGCCGAAGCGGAGAGATCTAAGTGTAACAagtttgtgaatggtttgagacCTGAGATCAAGAAGGCTGTGGGATATCAACAGATTATCCGATTTTCTGATCTGGTTAACAGGAGTAGGATATATGATGAGGATAGCAGGGAAAGTGCTGCTCACTACAAGtctttgaaagagaagaaagaaaaggggcaATTCAGAGGGAAACCGTATGGGAATCCTGCTGATAAGGGTAAACAAGAAGCTGGTCATGACAAGAAGCTGGTCTATGCGACATCGTACAGGTACAGGTGCTAG
- the LOC130731893 gene encoding photosynthetic NDH subunit of subcomplex B 4, chloroplastic — protein MAEAIMGFTVFKSHIHCSCLQTKRFDVNPSSRLPKLHSNSTLFHRSWQVFESKCKRASLCKVNALPDWPLMAILVEQMEGQRDMITEKTIWHLSDGQIKNVYSWYIMFTVWGCLVFGSMKDPYYDSETYRGDGGDGTGNWIYEKQEIMEAEAREALWREELIEEIEQKVGGLKELEEVSTKEEVFK, from the exons ATGGCTGAAGCTATCATGGGTTTCACCGTTTTCAAGTCACATATTCATTGCTCATGTCTACAAACAAAGAGATTTGATGTGAACCCGTCTTCAAGACTG CCTAAGCTGCATTCAAACTCCACCCTCTTTCACAGATCGTGGCAG GTCTTTGAGAGTAAATGCAAGAGAGCATCTTTGTGTAAAGTGAATGCCTTGCCAGATTGGCCACTGATGGCAATTCTAGTAGAGCAAATGGAAGGGCAGAGAGATATGATCACTGAGAAAACAATTTGGCATCTTAGTGATGGCCAAATTAAGAATGTCT ATTCTTGGTACATAATGTTCACTGTGTGGGGATGCTTGGTCTTTGGTTCCATGAAG GATCCATACTACGACTCAGAAACATATAGGGGAGATGGAGGAGATGGTACTGGCAACTGGATCTATGAGAAG CAAGAGATTATGGAAGCAGAAGCCAGAGAAGCTCTGTGGCGCGAGGAGTTGATTGAGGAGATAGAGCAAAAGGTTGGAGGGTTGAAAGAACTTGAAGAAGTAAGCACGAAAGAGGAAGTATTCAAGTGA